From one Ochrobactrum vermis genomic stretch:
- a CDS encoding LysR family transcriptional regulator translates to MSLHRPERLVWDLDWNLLRSFVVIAEVKSITRAAERLNLKQPSVSNALRRLEERIGQRLVERDATHFELTEVGKLLYEQSIEVFGAISQLPQLVRGVGDDVTGHVTISVASHIVSPIFDQALALFHEQHPRATLTINVSASTEVARLVREKRTSFGLGLVSNRDPALDYTMVYREFFGFFCGPRHRMFGQSGLTLADLKGEPSVSFQTDHIADALRPVALLRSEARLSPDVVGTSSSLEEVRRMIITGLGIGPLPLHVARREIADGLLWRLPPYDTPPAIDVFLIHNPETNLNKAEKAMLAGLKTLIASTPLEDRIYGD, encoded by the coding sequence ATGTCGCTACACCGCCCCGAGCGCCTTGTCTGGGATCTGGACTGGAACCTTCTGCGCAGTTTTGTGGTGATCGCCGAAGTGAAAAGCATCACCCGCGCCGCCGAGCGCCTCAACCTCAAACAGCCGAGCGTGAGCAATGCGCTGCGCCGGCTGGAAGAGCGTATCGGCCAGCGGCTGGTGGAGCGTGACGCCACACATTTTGAGCTGACGGAAGTCGGCAAACTGCTCTATGAACAGAGCATCGAAGTCTTCGGTGCCATTTCGCAACTGCCGCAGCTTGTGCGGGGGGTCGGTGACGATGTAACCGGCCATGTCACCATTTCGGTCGCCAGCCACATCGTATCGCCGATCTTCGACCAGGCGCTTGCGCTGTTTCACGAGCAGCATCCCCGTGCAACGCTGACGATCAACGTATCCGCCAGCACAGAAGTCGCCCGGCTGGTGCGGGAGAAGCGTACCTCTTTCGGCCTTGGTCTGGTGAGCAATCGCGATCCGGCGCTGGATTACACCATGGTCTATCGTGAGTTCTTCGGCTTTTTCTGCGGTCCCCGACACCGGATGTTCGGCCAGTCCGGTCTGACGCTTGCCGATCTGAAAGGGGAACCATCGGTGTCGTTTCAGACCGACCATATTGCCGACGCGCTACGCCCCGTGGCCCTGCTGCGCAGTGAAGCGCGGCTTTCACCGGATGTCGTCGGCACCTCATCGAGCCTCGAAGAAGTGCGCCGGATGATCATCACCGGGCTTGGCATCGGCCCGCTTCCGCTGCATGTGGCGCGACGCGAGATTGCTGACGGTCTTCTCTGGCGTCTGCCACCTTACGATACCCCACCCGCCATCGATGTTTTCCTGATCCACAATCCGGAAACCAATCTCAACAAGGCCGAAAAGGCCATGCTGGCCGGATTGAAGACGTTGATTGCTTCTACACCACTGGAAGACCGCATTTATGGAGATTGA
- a CDS encoding MFS transporter has product MSNPYREIFSAPGAIGFSAAAFFARLPFAMAPVGIVAMLAQTHGEYWLAGAVSATFALTNAFISPQISRLVDRYGQSRIVMPATIVSVIAFALLIASTNQGWANWTLFVSAFFAGAMPSIPAMVRARWTEIFRNRPELNTAFAFESAADELVYISGASLSVALAVSLFPEAGMLISTAFLAVGTTAFLLQRSSEPPVRALDQNSPQRSAIWSRPVQIITLALIFVGSTFATAEVSAVAITRELGQPGAASLVIGVYAIGSFLVGITLGALALRMPLQRQLMIAVSVLALTALPLPFAGTSTTLLATAVFVSGVAISPTFITAFGLIERRVPETVLTEGITWVMTGIGIGMAFGAFVAGWVVDNFGAANGFWVSVAASFSAAVVVALGQDSLSGATETVECDALCAAEAAE; this is encoded by the coding sequence ATGTCCAATCCATATAGAGAAATTTTCAGCGCTCCAGGCGCTATCGGCTTTTCGGCGGCTGCGTTCTTCGCTCGTCTTCCTTTTGCGATGGCGCCCGTCGGCATCGTGGCCATGCTTGCGCAGACCCATGGCGAATATTGGCTTGCGGGCGCGGTTTCGGCCACCTTCGCGCTGACGAATGCATTCATATCGCCGCAAATATCGCGGCTTGTCGACCGTTATGGGCAAAGCCGCATTGTCATGCCTGCCACAATCGTTTCGGTGATAGCCTTCGCCCTTCTGATTGCGTCAACAAATCAGGGCTGGGCGAACTGGACATTGTTCGTCTCGGCATTCTTCGCCGGTGCCATGCCAAGCATCCCGGCCATGGTGCGGGCAAGATGGACGGAAATTTTCCGCAACCGTCCTGAATTGAATACCGCTTTCGCATTCGAGTCGGCTGCAGACGAACTGGTCTATATTTCAGGTGCGTCCCTTTCCGTGGCTTTGGCGGTTTCGCTGTTTCCCGAAGCGGGGATGCTTATCAGCACGGCATTTCTGGCTGTGGGCACGACCGCCTTCCTTCTGCAGCGTTCCAGCGAGCCGCCGGTTCGTGCGCTCGATCAGAATAGCCCGCAACGCTCCGCAATCTGGTCGCGACCCGTTCAGATTATTACGCTGGCACTCATCTTCGTCGGTTCCACTTTTGCGACGGCCGAAGTCAGTGCCGTGGCGATCACACGCGAGCTCGGTCAGCCCGGCGCGGCCAGCCTTGTGATCGGCGTCTATGCCATAGGTTCGTTCCTTGTCGGGATAACGCTCGGGGCACTGGCGCTTCGTATGCCACTACAGCGCCAGTTGATGATTGCCGTCAGCGTGCTGGCACTGACTGCGCTGCCGCTACCCTTCGCCGGTACGTCGACCACGCTTCTTGCAACTGCGGTGTTCGTCAGCGGCGTTGCGATTTCTCCGACATTCATCACGGCCTTCGGTCTGATCGAACGCCGCGTGCCTGAAACAGTGCTGACCGAAGGCATAACCTGGGTGATGACCGGCATCGGTATCGGGATGGCGTTCGGTGCGTTCGTTGCCGGCTGGGTGGTTGACAATTTCGGTGCCGCAAACGGCTTCTGGGTTTCGGTCGCAGCCAGTTTCAGCGCCGCAGTCGTTGTCGCGCTGGGTCAGGACAGCCTGTCCGGAGCAACGGAAACTGTCGAATGTGATGCACTATGCGCAGCGGAAGCAGCAGAATAA
- a CDS encoding TetR/AcrR family transcriptional regulator codes for MRKPRSEMIAETRTKLMAAGRKAFGTVGYAEASMDDFTASAGLTRGALYHHFGDKKGLLQAVINEIDCEMAARLCTISARASDRWQGFVDENTAYIEMALEPEIQRIMFRDGPAVFGDPSSWPSANGCIRTITTSLDALCEEGVIVDIDSEAAARLINAASSSAAQWIANSDDPEATSKRAVKAFRTLLEGLLIRK; via the coding sequence ATGCGTAAACCACGAAGCGAAATGATTGCCGAAACAAGGACGAAGCTGATGGCTGCGGGCCGCAAGGCTTTCGGGACCGTTGGTTATGCCGAAGCTTCGATGGATGATTTTACCGCTTCCGCCGGGCTGACACGCGGCGCGCTCTATCATCATTTCGGCGACAAGAAGGGCCTTCTCCAGGCCGTGATCAACGAAATCGATTGCGAAATGGCCGCGAGATTATGCACCATTTCTGCCAGGGCATCCGACCGGTGGCAGGGTTTTGTCGACGAGAATACAGCCTATATCGAGATGGCGCTTGAGCCGGAAATCCAGCGCATCATGTTTCGCGATGGGCCGGCAGTGTTCGGCGACCCCTCCAGCTGGCCGAGCGCCAATGGCTGTATCCGCACGATAACCACAAGCCTCGATGCATTGTGTGAAGAAGGTGTCATCGTCGATATCGACTCGGAAGCAGCCGCCCGGCTGATCAATGCAGCGAGCAGCAGTGCTGCGCAGTGGATCGCCAATTCAGACGATCCAGAAGCCACATCGAAGCGAGCCGTCAAGGCGTTCCGGACGCTTCTGGAAGGCCTGCTGATCCGAAAATAA
- a CDS encoding DeoR/GlpR family DNA-binding transcription regulator has translation MSRISRKEERIAELAALVDEVGVLRLRDAAARLGVSEMTIRRDIGSDGGMLNCLGGYIIPTQDGSNGDYVFDFEKDSHANAKAQACSAAAALIEPYDTVFIDCGTTMPHLAHRIPQNQHITVVCYALNIAEILSQRGDVRLMVLGGLYHPEAASFSSDEGIDVLKRVNINKAFLSAGGVDDQHGVTCSHFHEVPIKQMAMQRAVQKYLVVDPSKHGKVRAARFAGISDFTSIVSG, from the coding sequence GTGAGCAGAATCAGCCGGAAGGAAGAGCGGATTGCCGAATTGGCGGCGCTGGTCGATGAAGTCGGTGTGCTTCGCCTGCGTGATGCGGCAGCGCGTCTCGGCGTGTCGGAAATGACGATCCGCCGTGATATCGGCAGCGATGGTGGGATGCTCAATTGTTTGGGTGGTTACATTATCCCCACTCAGGACGGCTCGAACGGCGATTATGTCTTTGATTTTGAAAAAGACAGCCACGCCAATGCGAAAGCGCAGGCTTGCTCGGCAGCCGCTGCATTGATCGAACCCTATGACACTGTTTTCATCGATTGCGGAACCACGATGCCGCACCTTGCTCACCGCATCCCGCAGAACCAGCACATTACGGTTGTCTGTTACGCTCTCAACATTGCGGAAATCCTTTCGCAGCGCGGCGATGTCCGGCTCATGGTTCTGGGCGGGCTCTATCACCCGGAAGCGGCATCGTTTTCAAGCGACGAGGGGATCGACGTTCTGAAGCGCGTCAACATCAACAAGGCTTTTCTGTCGGCAGGCGGCGTCGATGATCAGCACGGGGTCACCTGCTCGCACTTCCATGAAGTGCCGATCAAGCAGATGGCCATGCAGCGCGCCGTTCAGAAATACCTCGTCGTTGATCCGAGCAAGCACGGTAAGGTCCGTGCCGCGCGTTTCGCAGGCATATCCGACTTCACGTCGATTGTGTCGGGTTAG
- a CDS encoding autoinducer 2 ABC transporter substrate-binding protein, with the protein MKKFLASVAIAMSVAVPQALAEGVVDTTKINKELITTANDKKYTIATVVKVDGIAWFDRMRDGVDQFKADTGNDVWMVGPSQADAAAQVQIVENLIAQGVDAIAIVPFSVEAVEPVLKKARERGIVVISHEASNIQNVDFDIEAFDNKAYGANLMKELGKSMGGKGKYVTTVGSLTSKSQMEWIDGAVEYQKANFPEMAEATGRLETYDDANTDYNKLKEAMTAYPDIKGVLGAPMPTSAGAGRLIAEGGLKGKVFFAGTGLVSVAGEYLKNDDIQYIQFWDPAVAGYAMNMLAVAALEKKNDQIKAGLNLGLPGYESLLAPDAAKPNLLYGAGWVGVTKENMDKYDF; encoded by the coding sequence GTGAAAAAATTTCTAGCATCCGTGGCGATTGCCATGTCCGTGGCGGTTCCGCAGGCTCTTGCGGAAGGTGTCGTTGACACAACGAAAATCAACAAAGAGCTGATCACCACTGCCAACGACAAGAAGTACACTATTGCGACTGTTGTGAAGGTGGACGGCATTGCCTGGTTCGATCGTATGCGCGACGGCGTCGACCAGTTCAAGGCGGATACGGGCAATGACGTCTGGATGGTCGGTCCAAGCCAGGCAGATGCCGCGGCACAGGTGCAGATCGTTGAAAACCTGATTGCGCAGGGCGTTGACGCTATTGCCATCGTTCCGTTCTCCGTTGAAGCGGTGGAACCGGTTCTGAAGAAGGCGCGCGAACGCGGTATCGTGGTCATCAGCCACGAAGCGTCCAATATCCAGAACGTCGATTTTGATATCGAAGCCTTCGACAACAAGGCCTACGGCGCCAACCTCATGAAGGAACTCGGCAAGTCGATGGGCGGCAAGGGCAAATATGTCACGACCGTCGGCAGCCTGACCTCCAAGTCGCAGATGGAATGGATCGACGGCGCCGTCGAATACCAGAAGGCCAATTTCCCCGAAATGGCAGAGGCGACCGGCCGTCTCGAAACCTATGACGACGCCAATACCGACTACAACAAGCTCAAGGAAGCGATGACCGCCTATCCGGATATCAAAGGCGTTCTCGGCGCACCGATGCCAACCTCTGCCGGTGCCGGACGCCTGATCGCCGAAGGCGGTCTCAAGGGCAAGGTCTTCTTCGCAGGCACGGGCCTCGTCTCGGTGGCTGGCGAATATCTGAAGAACGACGACATCCAGTACATCCAGTTCTGGGACCCTGCCGTTGCAGGCTACGCCATGAACATGCTGGCTGTCGCCGCACTTGAGAAGAAGAACGACCAGATCAAGGCCGGTCTCAATCTGGGCCTGCCTGGCTATGAAAGCCTGCTGGCGCCGGATGCAGCCAAACCGAACCTGCTTTACGGCGCGGGCTGGGTCGGCGTGACCAAGGAAAACATGGATAAATACGACTTCTAA
- a CDS encoding sugar ABC transporter ATP-binding protein, with amino-acid sequence MSENLIELRHIGKRFGGVRALDDVSFAIKPGEIHCLAGENGSGKSTIIKVMSGVYTPEDGEILIDGKPVGKLNPVKSVHHGIQVIYQDFSLFGNLTVAENLAINTFLIEGRKGVDWKRVRELAQKALDRLGVSIDLDADVDSLPTSGKQIVAIARAVMADARLIIMDEPTTALTRHEVDALFKIVRDIQAQGIAVLFVSHKMREMLEISERLTVFRNGKKVAEGPISEFDEPSITRAMTGQELTSDHYHWTPREGSSANPALEIKNLSVPGSVENASLTLSAGEIVGISGLIGSGRTELALALFGMKPHFTGSVRIDGRQVHPTTVQEGIACGVAYVPEDRLTEGLFLTQSIERNIIVTSIEKFVRGLFIDRNKADATTRDMFSALHIVAPGPHTPVNHLSGGNAQRVVLARWLLTGAKVLILNGPTVGVDVGSKAQIHNIIRKLARDEGLAVLMISDDVPELVQNCNRVLVMHRGRFVDELSGETMTEDAVNDRLKTLN; translated from the coding sequence ATGAGTGAAAACCTGATCGAACTGCGCCATATCGGAAAACGCTTCGGCGGCGTCAGGGCACTGGACGATGTTTCCTTTGCCATCAAGCCCGGTGAAATCCACTGTCTCGCAGGCGAGAACGGTTCCGGCAAATCCACCATCATCAAGGTCATGTCGGGTGTCTACACGCCGGAAGACGGCGAGATACTGATCGACGGCAAGCCCGTCGGCAAGCTCAACCCCGTCAAATCGGTTCATCACGGCATTCAGGTGATCTATCAGGACTTCTCATTGTTCGGGAACCTGACCGTTGCCGAAAATCTGGCAATCAATACTTTCCTCATCGAAGGCCGCAAGGGCGTCGACTGGAAGCGCGTGCGCGAACTGGCGCAGAAGGCGCTGGACCGGCTTGGCGTCAGCATCGATCTCGACGCGGATGTGGACAGCCTGCCGACATCGGGCAAGCAGATCGTGGCGATCGCGCGCGCCGTCATGGCAGACGCCCGCCTCATCATCATGGACGAGCCGACCACCGCACTGACGCGGCACGAGGTCGATGCGCTGTTCAAGATCGTGCGTGATATTCAGGCGCAGGGAATCGCTGTGCTCTTCGTCAGCCACAAGATGCGCGAGATGCTGGAAATCAGTGAAAGACTGACCGTCTTCCGCAATGGAAAGAAGGTTGCCGAAGGTCCGATTTCCGAATTCGACGAACCGTCGATCACCCGCGCCATGACAGGCCAGGAACTCACATCGGACCACTATCACTGGACACCGCGTGAAGGTTCATCCGCCAATCCGGCTCTCGAAATCAAGAACCTTTCTGTTCCGGGCTCGGTGGAAAATGCCAGCCTCACTCTCAGTGCGGGCGAGATCGTCGGCATATCGGGGCTGATCGGCTCCGGTCGCACGGAACTGGCGCTGGCGCTGTTCGGCATGAAGCCGCATTTCACCGGCTCCGTTCGGATCGACGGCAGGCAAGTCCATCCGACCACCGTACAGGAAGGGATCGCCTGCGGCGTCGCCTATGTACCGGAAGACCGCCTGACGGAAGGCCTGTTTCTGACCCAATCGATCGAGCGCAACATCATCGTCACGTCGATCGAGAAATTCGTCCGGGGTCTTTTCATCGACCGCAACAAGGCCGATGCCACCACCCGCGACATGTTCTCGGCACTGCACATCGTCGCCCCCGGTCCGCATACGCCGGTCAATCACCTGTCGGGCGGAAACGCGCAGCGAGTGGTGCTGGCGCGCTGGCTGCTGACGGGCGCAAAAGTGCTGATCCTCAACGGGCCGACCGTCGGTGTCGACGTCGGCTCCAAGGCGCAGATTCACAACATCATCCGCAAGCTCGCCCGCGACGAAGGGCTTGCCGTCCTGATGATTTCCGACGATGTGCCCGAGCTGGTGCAGAACTGCAATCGTGTGCTGGTGATGCATCGCGGACGTTTCGTCGACGAACTTTCCGGTGAAACCATGACCGAAGATGCCGTCAATGACCGGCTCAAGACGCTGAATTGA
- a CDS encoding ABC transporter permease, giving the protein MKFFRSTEFIIACVLFAAMVIISLINPAFWSLDNIFGLLRSNVVIGIMALGVLLVMISGGIDVSFTAFAIAAMYLTVRAMVYLGYDGVLIPFVAATLIGLLLGTFNGFIIHRFKMIPLIVTLGTGSIVRGLVLGLVGTSTVNINKMPKELIEFGKTDVISLTSASGTTFGLTAMFLVYLALALLIHLILNYTMIGRSVYAYGGSPEAAKRVGFNTRRTIFFVYCVAGALAGFAGLLHSSMIWLANPRDFVGLELDVIAAVVLGGASIFGGRGTVLGTLMGVFMLVMVKNSLIIMKVDTTWQRVVVGLIIIVATAITAWRDRKSIA; this is encoded by the coding sequence ATGAAGTTCTTTCGCAGTACCGAATTCATCATTGCCTGCGTGCTGTTCGCGGCGATGGTCATCATCAGCCTCATCAATCCGGCGTTCTGGTCGCTGGACAATATCTTCGGCCTTCTGCGCTCCAATGTCGTGATCGGCATCATGGCGCTCGGCGTTCTGCTGGTGATGATTTCAGGCGGCATCGACGTCTCCTTCACCGCCTTTGCCATCGCAGCCATGTATTTGACCGTCCGCGCCATGGTCTATCTCGGCTATGACGGGGTGTTAATTCCATTCGTGGCGGCAACGCTGATCGGCCTGCTGCTCGGTACATTCAACGGTTTCATCATCCATCGCTTCAAGATGATCCCGCTGATCGTGACACTCGGCACCGGTTCCATCGTGCGCGGGCTGGTGCTGGGCCTTGTCGGCACCAGCACCGTCAACATCAACAAGATGCCGAAGGAACTGATCGAATTCGGCAAGACGGACGTGATCTCGCTGACATCGGCCTCCGGCACGACGTTCGGCCTCACCGCGATGTTTCTGGTCTATCTGGCGCTGGCCCTGCTGATCCACCTGATCCTCAATTACACTATGATCGGGCGCAGCGTTTATGCCTATGGCGGTTCGCCGGAAGCAGCAAAGCGCGTCGGCTTCAATACCCGCCGCACGATCTTCTTCGTCTATTGCGTGGCCGGAGCGCTCGCAGGCTTCGCGGGACTTCTGCATTCCTCCATGATCTGGCTTGCCAATCCGCGCGATTTCGTCGGGCTTGAGCTGGACGTGATCGCAGCGGTTGTTCTGGGCGGCGCCTCGATCTTCGGCGGACGCGGCACGGTTCTCGGCACTTTGATGGGTGTCTTCATGCTCGTCATGGTCAAGAACTCACTCATCATCATGAAGGTGGACACCACATGGCAGCGCGTCGTGGTGGGCCTCATCATCATCGTCGCCACGGCCATCACCGCATGGCGTGACCGCAAAAGCATCGCCTGA
- a CDS encoding ABC transporter permease — MKQSFDMRRILGGDNNIIQLIVITILVFALMTWMNPDKFLRYYNFESISYIMPELGILSVAMMIAMLTGGIDLSVVGIANLAGIMAGVYFHSSMVQAAQASGSGMLFYTIIGILLALLIGLVAGLVNGLLIAKLRITPILATLGTGQVLMGLALVLTGGPAIVGFPDAWNWVGNGKMFGIATPFLLFIAVCIVVAILLTRTTLGINLMLIGTNPRAAVFAGIRKDRMILYSYMLTGVLASIAGIILSGRTNAAKSDYGASYLLQAVLIAVLGGTNPAGGKGRVLGIAIALIALMLLSSGFQMMRFSNHLIDFIWGAFLILVIAINASRNQGR; from the coding sequence ATGAAACAGTCTTTCGACATGCGCCGCATCCTTGGCGGAGATAACAACATCATCCAGCTCATCGTCATCACCATACTAGTCTTTGCGCTGATGACCTGGATGAACCCGGACAAGTTCCTGCGTTATTACAACTTCGAATCCATCAGCTACATCATGCCGGAGCTGGGCATCCTCTCCGTCGCCATGATGATTGCAATGCTGACGGGCGGTATCGACCTTTCGGTGGTGGGCATCGCCAATCTGGCGGGCATCATGGCCGGGGTTTACTTCCATTCTTCCATGGTGCAGGCGGCACAGGCTTCCGGCTCGGGAATGCTGTTCTATACCATCATCGGCATATTGCTCGCCTTGCTGATCGGGCTGGTAGCTGGGCTGGTCAACGGCCTGCTGATAGCCAAGCTGCGCATCACGCCGATCCTTGCCACACTCGGCACCGGACAAGTGTTGATGGGGCTTGCCCTGGTTCTGACCGGCGGACCGGCCATCGTCGGTTTCCCAGATGCGTGGAACTGGGTCGGCAACGGCAAGATGTTCGGCATCGCCACGCCATTCCTGCTGTTCATCGCGGTATGCATCGTCGTGGCAATCCTCCTGACGCGCACGACGCTCGGCATCAATCTCATGCTGATCGGCACCAATCCGCGGGCCGCCGTCTTTGCCGGCATCCGCAAGGATCGCATGATCCTCTATTCCTACATGCTCACCGGCGTGCTTGCCTCCATAGCCGGGATCATCCTGTCGGGCCGCACCAACGCAGCCAAATCGGACTATGGCGCATCCTATCTGCTGCAAGCCGTGCTGATCGCCGTTCTCGGCGGCACCAACCCGGCAGGCGGCAAGGGGCGAGTGCTGGGCATCGCCATCGCGCTGATTGCCCTGATGCTGCTTTCCTCCGGCTTCCAGATGATGCGGTTCTCCAACCATCTTATTGATTTCATCTGGGGCGCTTTTCTCATTCTCGTCATCGCGATCAATGCGTCGCGCAATCAGGGCAGGTGA